A genome region from Schaalia sp. 19OD2882 includes the following:
- a CDS encoding cell division protein FtsQ/DivIB, translating to MKHPPRPRSTRRRAREGEPEARRPAGATPESHSGAGAPSSSKRQRPRRPSRAQDEAPSKELSRLQPRSEAASAESGGTLTRPADILRRPIGAADASQVMGPAQDSPAASIEERRSERRSALLRLRLGRLVALVTTVGLVVAAIWAVWCSPLLEVQEAQVRVTGIDEEVLPRSQVLQALGQAVGTPLPRVDLASAEAAVEKLTPVKDATLTRRWPAGIDVVLTARVAVANEREGESWRHIDQDGVVLKVDGAPSAGQPVLVLPADKGRAASTAALLEVSAALDPALRGRVTEFATDGRTVTLTLDGAQVVRWGSPGDTALKAKVLAVLVKERPSKVYDVSSPAHPVTA from the coding sequence GTGAAGCACCCGCCGAGGCCCAGGTCGACTCGTCGGCGCGCACGCGAGGGCGAGCCCGAGGCGCGTCGCCCGGCTGGAGCGACTCCTGAGTCGCACTCCGGCGCCGGGGCGCCGTCCTCGTCGAAGCGGCAACGCCCTCGTCGCCCTTCCAGGGCCCAGGACGAGGCCCCCTCGAAGGAACTCTCCCGGCTCCAGCCCCGAAGTGAGGCCGCTTCGGCGGAGTCGGGGGGGACCCTGACGCGCCCTGCCGACATCCTGCGTCGCCCGATCGGCGCCGCCGACGCCTCCCAGGTCATGGGTCCGGCCCAGGATTCCCCGGCGGCCTCGATCGAGGAACGTCGCAGCGAAAGACGTTCGGCGCTGCTGCGTCTGCGCCTGGGACGCCTCGTCGCGCTGGTGACCACCGTGGGTCTGGTCGTGGCGGCGATCTGGGCCGTGTGGTGCTCGCCGCTGCTCGAAGTCCAGGAGGCCCAGGTCAGGGTCACCGGCATCGACGAAGAGGTCCTGCCCCGCTCACAAGTGCTCCAGGCCCTCGGCCAGGCGGTCGGAACCCCGCTGCCCCGGGTGGACCTTGCCAGCGCCGAGGCCGCCGTCGAGAAACTCACTCCCGTCAAGGACGCCACACTGACCCGGCGATGGCCGGCCGGAATCGACGTGGTCCTCACAGCGCGGGTGGCGGTGGCCAATGAGCGAGAAGGCGAGTCCTGGCGACACATCGACCAGGACGGTGTGGTCCTGAAGGTCGACGGGGCTCCCAGTGCGGGGCAGCCAGTCCTCGTGCTGCCCGCGGACAAGGGGCGCGCGGCTTCGACTGCGGCGCTCCTGGAGGTCTCCGCTGCGCTGGACCCGGCCCTTCGGGGCCGGGTGACGGAGTTCGCCACCGATGGTCGCACGGTCACCCTGACGCTTGACGGTGCCCAAGTGGTCCGGTGGGGTAGTCCGGGGGACACGGCCCTGAAGGCCAAGGTCTTGGCCGTCCTCGTCAAGGAGAGGCCGTCGAAGGTCTACGACGTGTCCTCACCCGCACACCCCGTGACGGCCTGA
- the murC gene encoding UDP-N-acetylmuramate--L-alanine ligase gives MSAYHFIGIGGAGMSVIAELLAARGHVVTGSDQVESDVLERLRTLGVTAWVGHDAAHVPADAVVVVSSAVRESNVELACARERGQQVIHRSQALAVASEGMRFVAVAGAHGKTTTSGMLTVALSAAGLDPSAAVGAVVPQFGSGAHVGGGDVFVAEADESDGSFLNYTPTVALVTNVEPDHLDHYGSREAFEEVFVRFAGRVVPGGSLVVCGEDEGAARLAAAVRGTCRVLTYGRLERCQSAPDVAITEVEATASGVKAVLTHGEDRVDLELAVPGEHNILNAAGAWVVGRELGVAPEAMARALGEFTGTSRRFEMRGQAGGRRVVDDYAHHPTEVAAAIAQARTVAGDAQVSVVFQPHLYSRTLNFADRFAQALSAADTVVLTDIYAAREDPVEGVDSTVISSKVPGAVFVPDMEEATRVAARATRRGGILLTMGAGSITRCAPVALDVWAEDEGGSPAQ, from the coding sequence ATGAGCGCTTACCACTTCATCGGGATCGGCGGCGCCGGGATGAGCGTCATTGCCGAACTGCTGGCCGCTCGTGGCCATGTGGTCACCGGATCGGACCAGGTCGAGTCGGATGTCCTGGAGCGCCTGCGCACACTCGGAGTGACCGCCTGGGTGGGGCATGACGCGGCGCATGTACCGGCTGACGCCGTGGTGGTCGTGAGCTCCGCGGTTCGCGAGTCCAATGTCGAACTTGCCTGTGCCCGGGAGCGCGGCCAGCAGGTGATCCACCGTTCCCAGGCCTTGGCCGTCGCATCCGAGGGCATGCGTTTCGTCGCAGTGGCCGGCGCGCACGGGAAGACCACCACTTCCGGCATGCTCACCGTGGCCCTGTCGGCGGCAGGACTGGATCCGTCGGCGGCGGTGGGGGCAGTGGTCCCTCAATTCGGGTCGGGTGCACACGTGGGCGGCGGAGACGTCTTCGTGGCGGAGGCCGACGAATCCGACGGCTCCTTCCTGAACTACACGCCCACAGTCGCCCTGGTGACCAATGTCGAGCCGGACCACTTGGACCACTACGGGTCGCGTGAGGCTTTCGAAGAGGTCTTCGTCCGCTTCGCGGGCCGTGTCGTGCCGGGTGGGTCGTTGGTTGTCTGCGGAGAGGACGAGGGCGCCGCGCGCCTTGCCGCCGCTGTGCGCGGCACCTGCCGCGTCCTGACCTATGGCCGCCTTGAGCGTTGTCAGAGCGCACCTGACGTGGCGATCACCGAGGTGGAGGCCACGGCAAGTGGCGTCAAGGCCGTCCTGACCCACGGCGAGGACCGGGTCGATCTGGAGCTGGCGGTGCCCGGAGAACACAACATCCTCAACGCCGCCGGCGCGTGGGTGGTCGGTCGTGAACTGGGTGTGGCGCCCGAGGCGATGGCGAGGGCGCTCGGAGAGTTCACCGGGACCTCGCGCCGATTCGAAATGCGCGGGCAGGCCGGCGGTCGTCGGGTCGTCGACGACTACGCCCACCATCCGACCGAGGTCGCCGCAGCAATCGCCCAGGCGCGCACCGTGGCCGGCGACGCCCAGGTGAGCGTCGTCTTCCAACCGCACCTGTACTCACGCACCTTGAACTTCGCCGATCGTTTCGCCCAAGCTTTGTCCGCGGCGGACACCGTCGTGCTCACGGACATCTATGCCGCTCGTGAGGACCCGGTCGAGGGCGTGGATTCGACGGTGATCTCCTCCAAGGTGCCCGGGGCGGTCTTCGTCCCGGACATGGAGGAGGCGACCCGTGTGGCCGCACGGGCCACGCGCCGGGGTGGAATCCTTCTGACCATGGGTGCAGGGTCGATCACCCGCTGCGCCCCGGTGGCCCTTGACGTGTGGGCCGAGGACGAGGGCGGGAGCCCGGCACAGTGA
- a CDS encoding glycosyltransferase yields the protein MRIVLAGGGTAGHVNPLLATADVLRSRGARITVLGTAEGLEADLVPAAGFDMETIAKVPLPRRPSPALLTLPVRLQRTVEHCRRVLEGADALVGFGGYVSTPAYLAARGAKVPVVVHEQNASPGLANKVGASFADVVALTFDSTPLRCRKGRTVTTGLPLRAAIAHLAADRRDPQRSCSRRAGAAKRLGIDPQARTLLVTGGSLGALHVNEAVTGAAADLPEGVQVVHLTGKGKDGAVREAVEAAGVAERWLVLDYLSTMEDALAVADLAVCRSGAGTVAEMTALGVPCVYVPLAIGNGEQKLNAADHVASGGAILVDDARFTAQVVRERVMPMLVSDDLEEMARASADLGHVDAATELADIVEEVAKEGHR from the coding sequence TGCGGGTCATGTGAACCCGCTCCTGGCCACCGCCGATGTGCTGCGCTCACGCGGAGCTCGGATCACCGTCCTGGGAACAGCCGAGGGACTCGAAGCGGACCTGGTGCCCGCCGCAGGCTTCGACATGGAGACCATTGCGAAGGTGCCGCTGCCGCGCAGGCCCTCACCTGCACTGCTCACGCTACCGGTGCGCCTGCAGCGCACTGTCGAGCATTGCCGACGGGTCCTGGAGGGTGCCGACGCGTTGGTGGGCTTCGGTGGCTACGTGTCGACCCCGGCCTACTTGGCCGCCCGTGGGGCGAAGGTACCGGTGGTCGTCCACGAACAGAATGCCTCGCCGGGACTGGCGAACAAGGTCGGCGCCTCCTTCGCCGATGTCGTGGCCCTCACCTTCGACTCGACACCTCTGCGCTGCCGCAAGGGACGCACTGTGACCACGGGTCTGCCTCTGCGCGCCGCGATCGCCCACCTGGCGGCCGACCGTCGTGACCCGCAGCGCTCGTGCTCGAGGCGTGCCGGTGCGGCGAAGCGACTGGGCATTGATCCGCAGGCGCGCACACTGCTCGTCACGGGTGGTTCGTTGGGTGCCCTGCATGTGAACGAGGCGGTCACCGGGGCGGCCGCCGACTTGCCCGAAGGGGTCCAGGTGGTCCACCTGACAGGCAAGGGCAAGGACGGCGCCGTCCGTGAAGCCGTCGAGGCCGCTGGCGTCGCCGAGCGATGGCTTGTCCTGGACTACCTGTCCACCATGGAGGACGCTTTGGCTGTCGCCGACTTGGCGGTGTGCCGCTCCGGCGCAGGCACCGTGGCCGAGATGACGGCCCTGGGAGTGCCCTGCGTGTACGTGCCCTTGGCGATCGGCAACGGGGAACAGAAGCTCAATGCCGCAGACCATGTGGCCTCGGGTGGGGCGATCCTGGTCGATGACGCGCGTTTCACTGCGCAGGTGGTGCGTGAAAGGGTGATGCCCATGCTGGTTTCGGACGATCTGGAGGAAATGGCCCGCGCATCGGCCGACCTGGGCCATGTCGACGCCGCCACAGAGCTGGCCGACATCGTCGAAGAGGTGGCGAAGGAGGGCCACCGATGA